In Fusarium falciforme chromosome 10, complete sequence, a single genomic region encodes these proteins:
- a CDS encoding Acetyl-CoA C-acetyltransferase: MTATARRFAGIAAKSSHDVVILSALRTPICRAYKGRLRNAYPEELLTAVLRATAKQVEGLDPALIEDVAVGTVLSELGGSKAARAALNSIEGFDATSTSLYSVNRACASSLQSISTIPGHIRDGTISVGISAGMESMTMNYASRAIPQQAWPALKDSRVKQARDCFMPMGLTSEKVARRYGVTRRDQDTMAAESHRRAVAAAETGKFKDEIVPFTVLQWNSGVEQEVTVLVDDGPRPDVSRDGLARLKPSFAEDGRSTAGNSSQISDGAAALLLMRRQSAVDLGLASSIMGRFLGGSVQGCEPEEMGVGPVKATAALLQRFGLTATDVDAWEINEAFASQFLYCVRELGLEKALEVGKVNPHGGAIALGHPLGATGARLVTTLLHSMKRSDSEVGIVSMCVGTGMGMSGLFVRE; the protein is encoded by the coding sequence ATGACTGCCACAGCGAGACGTTTCGCAGGCATCGCTGCCAAATCTTCTCATGACGTTGTCATCTTATCGGCGCTCCGCACTCCCATTTGCCGCGCCTACAAAGGACGTCTGAGAAACGCATATCCCGAGGAGCTGCTGACGGCCGTGCTCCGCGCGACAGCCAAGCAGGTTGAAGGCCTTGACCCAGCCTTGATCGAGGATGTCGCGGTCGGCACAGTCCTCTCTGAGCTGGGCGGCTCCAAAGCTGCCAGAGCGGCGCTCAACTCAATCGAGGGTTTCGACGCCACCTCGACGAGCCTGTACTCCGTCAATCGTGCCTGTGCATCGTCTCTACAGAGCATATCTACAATCCCTGGGCATATCCGCGACGGAACCATCTCGGTCGGCATCTCGGCCGGCATGGAGAGTATGACAATGAATTACGCATCACGCGCGATCCCGCAGCAAGCATGGCCTGCGCTGAAGGATTCCCGTGTTAAGCAGGCGCGAGATTGCTTCATGCCAATGGGTCTGACGAGTGAAAAGGTTGCGAGGCGGTATGGAGTCACTCGAAGGGATCAGGACACCATGGCTGCCGAAAGCCATCGGAGGGCAGTGGCCGCTGCGGAGACGGGCAAATTTAAGGACGAGATTGTACCCTTCACTGTGCTGCAATGGAATTCTGGGGTTGAGCAAGAAGTTACCGTCTTGGTGGATGATGGGCCCCGGCCCGATGTCTCTCGCGACGGACTGGCTCGGCTCAAGCCAAGCTTTGCTGAAGACGGCCGGAGCACTGCGGGCAACAGCTCGCAGATTTCAGACGGCGCTGCGGCCCTTTTGCTTATGCGTCGTCAATCTGCCGTCGACCTAGGGCTGGCAAGCAGCATTATGGGCCGGTTCCTCGGTGGTAGTGTGCAGGGCTGCGAGCCCGAAGAGATGGGGGTTGGGCCAGTCAAGGCGACCGCAGCCCTGCTGCAGCGCTTTGGGTTGACCGCGACGGATGTCGATGCTTGGGAGATCAACGAGGCATTTGCCAGTCAGTTCCTCTACTGTGTGAGAGAGCTTGGTCTGGAGAAGGCATTGGAGGTTGGCAAGGTGAACCCGCACGGAGGGGCGATTGCTCTGGGACATCCTTTGGGCGCTACCGGAGCGCGCTTAGTAACCACCTTGCTACATAGCATGAAACGAAGCGATAGCGAGGTTGGCATAGTCAGCATGTGCGTCGGTACTGGTATGGGCATGTCTGGTCTCTTTGTCAGAGAGTAG
- a CDS encoding NADH-cytochrome b5 reductase → MYSTAASIVNRPSSIAYASGVSLFIVAALQRTFSLPTVSLALAIGAIVGIKAALDKKPRTVLKPDLFLELELSHKFPISNNTAIYRFKLPRPSDTLGIPIGQHISLAARIDRQGTDVIRSYTPITDDTTAGHVDLIIKSYANGNISKHVSTLDIGQSIKFRGPKGAFRYTPNMARRIGMIAGGTGITPMLQIARAIVRGRPSGDRTTVDLIYANETFADILLKEELDQIARDDKSFHIHYVLNKPPANWTGHIGFVSRELIKAWIPPGSNSDQLPAAADDVKILLCGPPPMIRAMKGHTESLGFNKARSVSKLEDQVFCF, encoded by the exons ATGTATTCCACGGCAGCTTCCATTGTGAACCGGCCCAGTTCCATAGCTTATGCTTCGGGCGTCTCTCTCTTTATCGTCGCTGCGCTGCAGAGGACCTTCTCACTGCCAACCGTCTCCCTCGCCCTTGCCATAGGCGCCATAGTTGGCATCAAGGCTGCACTGGACAAAA AGCCAAGAACTGTTCTCAAGCCTGACCTGTTTCTTGAACTTGAACTCTCCCACAAGTTCCCCATATCCAATAACACAGCAAT TTACCGTTTCAAGCTTCCTCGCCCAAGTGACACTCTGGGTATCCCCATCGGCCAGCATATCTCGCTCGCGGCCCGGATCGATCGACAGGGGACAGACGTGATTCGCAGCTACACTCCCATCACCGATGACACCACAGCCGGCCATGTGGACCTGATCATCAAGTCATACGCCAATGGAAATATCTCTAAGCACGTGTCTACTCTGGACATCGGCCAGTCCATCAAGTTTCGAGGCCCCAAAGGAGCATTCCGGTACACTCCAAACATGGCTCGAAGAATCGGCATGATTGCTGGGGGCACGGGTATTACACCGATGCTTCAAATCGCCAGAGCCATTGTCAGAGGCCGCCCCTCCGGCGATAGGACTACCGTCGATTTGATCTACGCCAACGAGACCTTTGCCGACATCCTGCTCAAGGAAGAGCTAGATCAGATTGCCCGCGACGACAAGAGCTTCCACATACACTATGTCTTGAACAAGCCTCCGGCCAACTGGACTGGTCATATTGGTTTTGTCAGTCGCGAGTTGATCAAGGCATGGATCCCCCCCGGTTCCAATAGC GATCAACTGCCCGCGGCCGCTGATGACGTGAAGATTCTTCTTTGTGGGCCACCGCCTATGATTCGTGCCATGAAGGGCCACACTGAGTCTCTgggctttaataaagcccGTTCTGTCAGCAAATTGGAGGATCAAGTGTTTTGCTTCTAG
- a CDS encoding MFS domain-containing protein, giving the protein MKDKSPDSAAASVQIAERPDNVNLSDKAGSVENAGWSEADTKKLIRKIDWVIIPFVALLYLLSFLDRTNIGNARLDTLEADLGMSGLMYNNALAVFFPFYVVAEIPSNMAMKRFRPWIWIPSMMVAWGICCTLMGIVQSYPGLLVARSFLGLTEGGLFPGIAYYITMWYRRHECGFRMAIFFSAATAAGAFGGLLARGIMEMRGVAGLSGWQWIFILEGLLTVVVALASFKFMADYPERAKFITEEERKHIQERLRLDRSSLADEFDTKYVWDALRDWKIWIHMFMATGTFTGVYSYSLFLPTIVRDLGYSNTTAQLMSTPPYIVACAVCVGAGWWADKVQQRGIFMIVFIAMAGVGLILLMAVQHAGVRYFGCFLLASGLFPSVPQGIAWNSNNIGGALKRGVGIAMNVSCGNLGGVVAAYLFLKKDAPRYFPGFGTLLGCQTMAFILAVGMTIHLRRENARRDASYKPPSEYTEEEKTAERERGDDASFFRYTI; this is encoded by the exons ATGAAAGACAAATCGCCAGACAGCGCCGCAGCAAGCGTCCAGATTGCCGAACGCCCCGACAATGTGAACCTTTCCGACAAGGCCGGCTCAGTTGAGAATGCGGGCTGGAGCGAAGCAGACACAAAGAAGTTGATCCGCAAGATTGACTGGGTCATCATCCCTTTTGTGGCTCTGCTCTATCTCCTGTCCTTCCTCGACCGCACCAACATTGGCAACGCTCGACTCGACACGCTCGAGGCCGACCTTGGCATGTCGGGCCTCATGTACAATAATGCCCTGGCCGTCTTCTTCCCTTTCTACGTTGTGGCCGAGATCCCATCCAACATGGCCATGAAGAGGTTCAGGCCATGGATCTGGATCCCCTCGATGATGGTGGCGTGGGGTATTTGCTGCACCCTGATGGGAATTGTTCAGAGCTACCCAGGTCTGCTCGTTGCACGAAGCTTCCTCGGCCTGACTGAAGGTGGCTTGTTTCCTGGAATTGCCTACTA CATCACAATGTGGTATCGACGCCACGAATGCGGCTTCCGCATGGCAATCTTTTTCTCTGCAGCCACAGCTGCAGGTGCGTTCGGCGGTCTGCTAGCTCGCGGCATCATGGAGATGCGTGGTGTCGCAGGGCTCTCTGGCTGGCAGTGGATCTTCATCCTAGAGGGACTTCTCACAGTTGTGGTTG CCCTGGCGTCTTTCAAGTTCATGGCCGACTACCCCGAACGAGCAAAGTTCATAACCGAGGAAGAGCGAAAGCACATCCAGGAACGCCTGAGGCTTGACCGATCGTCACTAGCGGATGAGTTTGACACAAAGTATGTCTGGGACGCTCTCCGTGACTGGAAGATCTGGATCCACATGTTCATGGCCACTGGAACCTTTACTGGAGTCTACTCTTACTCTTTGTTCTTGCCGACAATCGTTCGGGATCTTGGATATTCCAACACGACAGCTCAGCTTATGAGCACTCCTCCATACATCGTGGCATGCGCTGTCTGTGTTGGAGCTGGTTGGTGGGCCGACAAGGTGCAGCAACGAGGCATCTTCATGATTGTCTTTATTGCTATGGC CGGAGTCGGGCTTATTCTACTCATGGCGGTCCAACACGCCGGAGTCCGATACTTTGGCTGCTTTCTTCTCGCCTCGGGTCTTTTCCCCAGCGTGCCCCAGGGAATTGCCtggaacagcaacaacatcgGCGGTGCCCTCAAGCGAGGCGTGGGAATCGCCATGAACGTGAGCTGTGGTAACCTCGGAGGTGTTGTTGCAGCATACCTGTTCCTGAAGAAGGATGCTCCGAGATACTTCCCCGGTTTCGGTACGCTCCTGGGCTGCCAGACCATGGCGTTCATCCTGGCTGTGGGCATGACGATCCATTTGCGCCGTGAGAATGCTCGGCGAGATGCATCGTACAAGCCACCGAGCGAGTAtactgaggaggagaagactGCTGAGCGGGAGAGGGGCGATGATGCAAGCTTTTTCCGGTATACGATTTAA
- a CDS encoding Protein SSH4 translates to MTTTGVRLLLLAVLATTVAAADDAEFAFNLLTDVAPILALFGDAFAKQFMSESLTWVDHLIFAMVPLGIITAITAAIRVQGMQVAKAFVGRARENRALAEIELMSSTSGEVCELFNGNSIVRAMGKPKIEQFLIFPNEYDALEKKYKESDEAGEEPDDKSCGIHSLRTATSREPGESKLMVCKPYSGHSVSMIQECSESALTFSRDLWSRPFDTIKKLFNSAPPARAEDEEHIETVSHEPGHPPLPPQAEPALSGPPNLQLNLSSDHFDQNTLKKRHELILAAIAAVLLQTGLIVIAATITYRLNTGSSSLFETKVYGFPCYAAGSLLLSIGTGLCSFIVEHSTIEHSWEAVNSAGAKPDGEEAKPEDIAPRLVWIQRYQTVNDQSFKGYIILAGPKRRFITSRRDDDMEKHHLSDDSASGGSHSSRDGKNEGFWQWLTVGAALAAGLGFIAQFMGLRGLAFPCSIAQLGAIFIMALIRASIRRRLGKVPTHCPTLEGYELDFLATQLVFYPELRTSHQHKKGEENYGGDKLPSDFCRWKVRTADPKQRNAFFVQSAPTSQATTSELEEQNSNATSESARQSSGTASPKSRTGLDFETSSSQQLIRVRERLSDLCHFTSKSTESALSLSQSIELFMNSFSPRSKDKVKIPVVRRNSDGKWEVDVAKIDAILSLWMASIEAKTAKDAKDAQKRRDARRGLGKGRSATDLAQDSGDPSPDWRRIKVGDDSRRTFGRIIGDNLNDEVLKRDISWWVDSIVAEQSDSVVEDDNNSSDGDSDVEGNGRLWSRARSSDVDLVIGFNANKPHDGPAWELGITSNDCLHTILAQHLFTSFMWTVVELLPRNCLNPGIDEIQQEVEMEGPKEFNAYDSSFAQDWLRIKLRHRQLTKVVRKMESYGLGSTTDILLCMIPALSSRNLLPNQAILKLMPRVSSGRGWVETAICHKKLLKTIKTDKVSEEDQFSVAIVVASMDFLSFAYEPYDEQTKPPQDLDSELKTIAQELLSPKFITILEKLAPVYRRQYRHRLLYDVLQYPAGPVRRLDKDFAKNVLGFTQHHLAMVQTRLKRTAYLSALKIIRDEKGAKARDIFGWTPYHYGCIRNDDELGNVTFYWISREEVERLLSMLDNLGRNPIQIAAMVGKDDILSVTFLKLSKEGRKRAIQASGIYGMTLLHLIARSGSLACLESMSTAEAKALLSKKDIWSRQALHVASKFGHEEITIKLLEMGSRSDELDDTGKCPIDYFVQGWKEKGLESTIQEQHSNNSEVNDSPGNELSKNISKESFDLFLKFAMEPHCRYSNGKSFLHFAVEVAGDDNIRTLVCEKGFDVEARDNDGRTPLHYAILSRCPSVVSTLIKDLQAKPSVKDSRNTTALMFAVQKNYIDVARALLDASDHSSVNEVDDDKKAAIHYVRSRDMADFLITNKCNLLATDSRGRTALHTAIERKDNVALYLLGLEDPRQVQTEPFDDNKESLLVTACRCGFSEIVPGILELWPNIINNEDEKDRLPPISWACVGGHSDVVAKLLQHEGSERVDVNKAGRWINRTPLHFAARLEDSKCLALLLEQSSTKLHQEGGTGETRALRLAVGRKRKDAARMLLQDHRTTPKERLRYIKEFTSSSSGVFQSIIGDILETFADTSLIFEYFLWLFGHTAAPGAQESINKFVVDLKRGGWKKLKTPYHVAILLGDAEFVQILKEQNAPQGGLDEDNWSLVDYAKRFDLDGTLTSLVGNLQPLDTTMEHKHKEPTALIWNSSRAIVKVTSCTTEGHDHCLKVQDVEVIEERGNVRSLRSDHSIPPSNKYFYFEVEVLRDSGRRIFGIGFCRLNDSDDQMPGWFKGSWGYHGDDGKLFIESGTGATLSSDFGDSGKFKSGDVVGVCLNVNTGQGFCTRNGKKLNMGNAFEGHEERFKYGKMYPCIGFRNGWDGRGLCVRVNFEGLGNHPFVYKGPFDF, encoded by the exons ATGACGACCACGGGCGTTCGCCTCCTGCTGTTGGCAGTCCTGGCGACTACCGTTGCCGCCGCAGATGATGCCGAATTCGCCTTCAATCTCCTCACAGACGTTGCACC AATCCTTGCGCTTTTTGGAGACGCCTTTGCAAAACAGTTCATGAGCGAGAGCCTGACATGGGTTGATCACCTCATCTTTGCGATGGTGCCCTTGGGCATCATTACCGCCATTACGGCCGCCATTCGGGTCCAGGGCATGCAGGTTGCCAAGGCCTTTGTTGGGCGTGCGAGAGAGAATCGAGCTCTTGCGGAAATCGAGCTGATGTCCTCTACATCCGGCGAGGTCTGCGAGCTGTTCAACGGCAATTCAATCGTCCGGGCCATGGGTAAGCCCAAAATTGAGCAATTTCTCATTTTCCCGAATGAATATGACGCGCTCGAGAAGAAGTACAAGGAATCCGATGAGGCTGGTGAAGAGCCCGACGACAAGTCGTGCGGCATCCATTCTCTGCGGACTGCGACTTCAAGAGAGCCAGGGGAATCTAAACTGATGGTGTGCAAAC CCTACTCTGGTCACAGTGTGTCCATGATCCAAGAATGCTCTGAGTCGGCTTTGACATTTTCCCGCGATCTCTGGTCGCGTCCCTTTGACACGATaaagaagctatttaattCCGCGCCCCCGGCAAGagcagaagatgaagagcatATAGAGACTGTCTCCCACGAACCCGGCCAcccccctctccctccccaAGCAGAGCCGGCCCTCAGTGGTCCACCGAATCTTCAGCTAAATCTTTCATCTGATCACTTCGATCAAAATACGCTGAAAAAGCGGCACGAGCTCATTCTGGCGGCCATCGCCGCTGTCCTTCTCCAAACCGGCCTGATTGTCATTGCGGCTACGATAACCTATCGCCTGAACACTGGATCCTCCAGCCTCTTCGAGACCAAAGTTTACGGTTTTCCTTGTTATGCTGCTGGTTCTCTTTTGCTCTCGATTGGTACGGGACTTTGTTCATTCATCGTCGAACACAGTACTATCGAACACTCCTGGGAGGCAGTGAACAGTGCGGGAGCGAAGCCGGATGGAGAGGAAGCGAAGCCGGAGGACATTGCACCTCGACTAGTATGGATCCAACGATACCAGACAGTGAATGACCAATCTTTCAAAGGTTACATCATACTGGCTGGCCCGAAGCGTCGGTTCATTACGTCGAGGCGGGATGACGACATGGAGAAGCATCATCTCAGCGACGATTCGGCCTCTGGAGGCTCACACTCAAGTCGGGATGGGAAAAATGAA GGGTTTTGGCAGTGGCTCACTGTTGGCGCTGCTCTTGCGGCAGGCCTTGGGTTTATAGCTCAGTTCATGGGTCTCCGTGGACTTGCATTCCCGTGCTCTATTGCTCAGCTcggcgccatcttcatcatggcgcTCATTCGAGCTAGCATCCGAAGACGCCTAGGCAAGGTCCCGACACATTGTCCTACGCTTGAAGGATACGAGCTCGACTTTTTGGCGACACAGCTTGTATTCTATCCAGAGCTTCGGACTTCTCATCAGCATAAAAAGGGAGAGGAGAACTATGGGGGAGACAAGTTACCGAGTGACTTCTGCAGATGGAAAGTCAGGACTGCGGATCCAAAGCAACGGAATGCCTTTTTTGTTCAATCAGCGCCTACCAGTCAAGCGACCACATCCGAGCTAGAAGAACAAAACTCCAATGCCACTTCTGAGTCAGCACGACAAAGTTCTGGTACTGCATCCCCAAAGAGTAGAACTGGCCTAGATTTCGAAACATCATCGAGCCAACAACTCATCCGTGTGCGGGAGAGACTAAGCGACTTATGCCACTTCACATCCAAGTCCACAGAGAGCGCTCTATCCTTATCACAGTCCATTGAGCTTTTCATGAACAGCTTTTCGCCGCGCTCTAAGG ACAAGGTGAAGATTCCAGTGGTACGAAGGAACTCAGATGGCAAGTGGGAAGTGGATGTTGCCAAGATCGATGCGATACTCTCTCTTTGGATGGCCagcatcgaggccaagacggcCAAAGATGCAAAGGATGCACAAAAGCGTAGGGACGCTCGACGGGGTTTAGGAAAAGGCAGATCAGCCACAGATCTGGCACAGGATTCTGGTGACCCATCGCCTGATTGGAGGCGTATCAAGGTTGGTGACGACTCAAGACGCACCTTTGGCCGTATCATCGGGGATAACTTGAATGATGAGGTACTCAAGCGGGATATCTCTTGGTGGGTCGACAGCATTGTCGCTGAGCAGAGTGATAGTGTGGTGGAAGATGACAATAACAGTAGCGATGGTGACAGCGATGTCGAGGGCAATGGGCGGCTTTGGAGCAGAGCAAGGAGCAGTGATGTTGATCTTGTGATTGGTTTCAACGCCAACAAGCCGCACGATG GCCCCGCATGGGAGCTTGGTATTACCTCGAATGATTGCCTCCACACGATTTTGGCGCAGCACCTTTTCACCAGTTTCATGTGGACTGTGGTCGAACTCCTACCGAGGAACTGCCTCAACCCTGGCATTGATGAAATCCAACAAGAGGTAGAGATGGAGGGCCCCAAGGAGTTCAACGCATACGATTCCAGTTTTGCCCAGGACTGGCTCCGAATCAAGCTTCGCCACCGTCAACTCACCAAAGTCGTCCGGAAGATGGAATCCTACGGCCTAGGAAGCACTACCGACATCCTCCTTTGCATGATACCAGCACTGAGTTCCAGGAACCTTTTGCCGAATCAGGCAATTCTCAAGCTCATGCCCCGTGTTAGCTCCGGCCGGGGATGGGTAGAAACAGCCATCTGCCACAAGAAGCTCCTTAAAACGATCAAGACAGACAAGGTAAGCGAGGAAGACCAATTCAGCGTTGCCATTGTTGTGGCCTCAATGGACTTCCTTTCCTTCGCTTATGAGCCGTACGATGAACAGACGAAACCTCCACAGGATCTGGACAGTGAGCTCAAGACCATTGCGCAAGAACTTCTCTCGCCCAAGttcatcaccatcttggAAAAGCTTGCGCCTGTTTACCGCCGCCAGTACCGCCACAGATTACTCTACGACGTTCTTCAATATCCAGCAGGCCCGGTTCGTCGCCTAGATAAAGATTTTGCCAAGAACGTGCTGGGGTTCACGCAGCACCACCTTGCGATGGTTCAAACTAGGTTGAAGCGC ACTGCCTATTTAAGCGCATTGAAAATCATAAGAGATG AAAAGGGCGCAAAAGCCCGCGACATCTTTGGATGGACTCCGTACCACTACGGCTGTATTAGgaatgatgatgagcttggcaaTGTAACCTTTTACTGGATTTCTAGGGAAGAAGTTGAGCGGTTGCTCAGCATGCTTGACAATTTAGGACGGAACCCAATCCAAATCGCTGCCATGGTAGGAAAGGACGACATCCTTTCGGTCACATTCCTCAAGCTGAGCAAAGAGGGTCGCAAGAGGGCCATTCAAGCAAGTGGCATCTATGGCATGACGCTTCTTCACTTGATTGCAAGAAGCGGGAGCCTCGCTTGCCTTGAATCAATGTCCACAGCTGAAGCAAAGGCCCTTCTCTCGAAGAAAGACATTTGGAGTCGCCAAGCACTTCACGTCGCTTCCAAGTTTGGGCACGAAGAGATTACTATCAAACTCTTGGAAATGGGATCGCGTTCTGATGAGCTCGATGATACTGGCAAATGCCCTATCGACTATTTCGTGCAAGGGTGGAAAGAGAAGGGCCTGGAAAGCACCATCCAAGAGCAGCACAGCAACAATTCAGAGGTCAATGATTCTCCTGGCAATGAGCTCTCCAAGAATATAAGCAAGGAAAGCTTCGACCTGTTTCTGAAATTTGCCATGGAGCCTCACTGTCGATACAGCAACGGAAAATCCTTCCTTCACTTCGCAGTCGAGGTCGCAGGCGACGACAACATTCGCACATTGGTATGTGAGAAAGGGTTCGACGTCGAGGCCCGGGACAATGATGGACGAACGCCTTTGCATTACGCGATTCTCAGCCGCTGTCCCAGCGTGGTTAGCACCCTCATCAAAGACTTGCAAGCGAAGCCATCCGTGAAGGACTCTCGCAACACTACAGCGCTCATGTTCGCTGTCCAGAAAAACTACATCGATGTCGCCCGAGCACTATTAGATGCGTCCGATCACAGCTCTGTcaatgaggttgatgatgacaagaaggCTGCGATTCATTATGTCCGTAGCCGAGATATGGCCGACTTTTTGATCACGAACAAATGCAACTTGCTGGCAACAGATTCGCGTGGCAGGACTGCACTGCACACGGCCATTGAGCGAAAAGACAATGTCGCACTATATCTTTTAGGACTCGAAGATCCACGCCAGGTGCAAACAGAACCATTCGACGACAACAAAGAATCACTACTCGTCACGGCATGCAGATGTGGTTTTTCTGAAATCGTTCCGGGAATCCTTGAGCTATGGcccaacatcatcaacaatgaAGACGAGAAGGACCGTCTGCCACCTATCTCATGGGCTTGTGTGGGTGGGCATAGCGACGTTGTCGCAAAGCTGCTACAACACGAAGGCAGTGAACGTGTTGACGTGAACAAGGCTGGAAGGTGGATCAATCGTACCCCACTACACTTCGCTGCCAGATTGGAAGATTCCAAATGCTTGGCTCTCCTGCTTGAGCAATCATCTACCAAACTTCATCAAGAAGGTGGCACAGGGGAAACGCGAGCACTGAGACTAGCTGTGGGGCGCAAACGCAAAGATGCCGCCCGAATGCTACTCCAGGATCATCGAACCACCCCCAAAGAACGACTCCGCTACATTAAAGAGTTtacctcttcatcatctggtGTATTCCAAAGCATCATTGGGGATATACTTGAGACGTTTGCGGACACGTCTTTGATTTTTGAATACTTTCTATGGCTTTTCGGTCATACAGCTGCTCCAGGCGCGCAAGAGTCAATCAACAAATTCGTGGTAGATCTAAAACGAGGTGGTTGGAAGAAGTTGAAGACTCCTTATCATGTAGCGATCTTGCTTGGTGATGCCGAGTTCGTGCAGATTCTGAAGGAGCAGAACGCACCTCAAGGGGGGCTAGACGAAGACAACTGGTCTTTGGTCGACTACGCCAAACGCTTCGATCTTGATGGAACTTTGACAAGCCTTGTCGGCAACTTACAGCCTTTGGACACCACCATGGAACACAAGCATAAGGAGCCGACAGCCCTGATCTGGAATTCTTCTAGAGCGATTGTCAAAGTCACTTCCTGCACCACCGAGGGTCATGACCATTGCTTGAAAGTACAAG ATGTCGAGGTTATTGAGGAGCGGGGCAATGTCAGAAGCCTGCGCAGCGATCACAGCATCCCTCCATCTAacaaatacttttattttgaGGTGGAGGTCCTTCGAGATTCAGGGCGCCG AATTTTTGGGATCGGCTTCTGCCGCTTGAATGACAGCGATGATCAAATGCCAGGCTGGTTCAAGGGGTCATGGGGATACCATGGCGACGATGGGAAGCTCTTCATCGAATCAGGTACTGGGGCCACTCTGAGCTCAGACTTTGGAGATTCTGGCAAATTCAAGTCCGGTGATGTTGTGGGTGTCTGCTTGAACGTAAATACAGGACAAGGGTTCTGTACGCGCAATGGCAAGAAGTTGAACATGG GAAATGCTTTCGAGGGACATGAGGAGAGGTTTAAGTATGGTAAAATGTATCCCTGCATTGGATTTAGaaatggatgggatggcagGGGGCTTTGCGTCAGGGTTAACTTCGAGGGATTGGGTAATCATCCCTTTGTGTATAAAGGGCCTTTTGACTTTTAG